The uncultured Desulfuromonas sp. genome has a segment encoding these proteins:
- a CDS encoding efflux RND transporter permease subunit has product MSSPLIALRKRTMMIVMTIMVIGSGILAFQKLGRLENPTFTIKTALVVTAYPGASPLEVEEEVTDVIEEAIQAMGQVKEIYSTSEAGLSLVYVDMKDTFRSHELPQIWDELRRKVGDVRGQLPPGCATPIVNDDFGDVYGVLFALTGENKSYAEIKDTADYLKNELLLCDDVAKIALWGTRQEVIYVEYNTSQLARLGITPTQIYQTLQAKNLVQESGKVKVGEKYIRIVPTGGIDNVQIISDLLLGGANGTVRLSDVARIYRGYVEPPHNLMRVNGQPAIGLGISTLDGGNVITMGESVDAKLDQLKNSIPDGITLHTVYYQSNIVTEAIDLFITNLVEAVLIVIVLLMLFMGWRSGMLIGAVLLLTILGTLTGMFVLDITLQKISLGALVLALGMLVDNAIVICDSTQMGMEQGKPVEKAAEDAVQGTKWPLLGATFVAILAFTAIGFSPGNVGEFCRSLFDVMTLSLLLSWVLAITVTPLFCVWFLKPAKNQEQGLHDRPMYKIFRRSLNLCMAHRWMVVLGTFALLVAAMWSFQFLDKAFFPNSSQRYFYVNFWNPQGTHIDETSEDLRTMERYLATLDGVKNTTSFVGEGALRFILSYDYEDANTSYGQIVVEVNDYREIPALMTEVEAYMQKTFPQAEPFTSRIVDGPGVPFKVEVRFRGPDTAVLKDLAEQAQQILRDSHQARDIRTDWRQQVAVIRPHYSEAQGRFAGISRNNLMEALQGNFNGQVVGIYREADELLPIIFRAPAQDRASVNDMENIQVWSDLHQRSIPLRQVVTTIEPQWEDPLIQRRDRERTITVQSNVISVTPDALRLSILPKINAITLPPGYTMEWGGEYEDSEEAQAGLRQIFPLCFLGMFLIVVWLFDSFRRPLIILLTVPLSLIGVVLGLIVTGLPFGFMSILGFLGLSGMLIKNAIVLIDQIELELKAGMPAYEAVVDSTVNRLRPVLMASGTTILGMAPLITNPFYASMAATIMGGLLVATFLTLVIVPVVYTLVYKITPEVSHEQA; this is encoded by the coding sequence ATGTCGTCGCCGTTAATCGCCCTGAGAAAACGGACCATGATGATCGTCATGACCATCATGGTGATCGGTTCGGGAATCCTCGCCTTTCAAAAACTCGGTCGGCTGGAGAACCCGACCTTTACCATCAAGACCGCCCTGGTCGTCACCGCCTATCCCGGCGCCAGCCCGCTGGAAGTGGAGGAGGAGGTCACCGACGTCATTGAAGAGGCCATTCAGGCCATGGGCCAGGTCAAGGAGATCTATTCCACCTCCGAAGCCGGACTGTCGCTGGTCTACGTCGACATGAAGGACACCTTCCGTTCCCACGAGCTGCCGCAGATCTGGGACGAATTGCGCCGCAAGGTCGGCGACGTGCGCGGTCAGTTGCCGCCCGGCTGCGCGACACCGATCGTCAACGACGATTTCGGCGATGTCTACGGCGTGCTGTTCGCCCTGACCGGTGAAAACAAAAGCTATGCCGAAATCAAGGACACCGCCGACTACCTGAAGAACGAGCTGCTGCTGTGTGACGATGTGGCCAAGATCGCCCTGTGGGGAACGCGTCAGGAAGTGATCTATGTCGAGTACAACACCTCGCAGCTGGCCCGTCTCGGCATCACCCCGACCCAGATCTACCAGACCCTGCAGGCGAAAAATCTCGTTCAGGAGAGCGGCAAGGTCAAAGTGGGGGAAAAATACATCCGCATCGTGCCCACCGGCGGCATTGATAATGTCCAGATTATCTCCGATTTGCTGCTCGGCGGTGCCAACGGTACGGTCCGGCTCAGCGATGTCGCCCGCATCTACCGAGGCTACGTCGAACCGCCGCACAACCTGATGCGCGTCAACGGCCAGCCGGCCATCGGCCTGGGCATTTCGACCCTCGATGGCGGCAATGTCATCACCATGGGCGAATCCGTCGATGCCAAACTGGACCAGCTCAAAAACAGCATTCCGGACGGCATCACCCTGCACACGGTCTATTACCAGAGCAACATCGTCACCGAAGCCATCGACCTGTTCATCACCAACCTGGTTGAAGCGGTGCTGATCGTCATCGTTCTGCTGATGCTGTTCATGGGCTGGCGCAGCGGGATGCTCATCGGCGCGGTGTTGCTGTTGACCATCCTCGGTACCCTGACCGGCATGTTCGTGCTGGATATCACCCTGCAGAAGATTTCCCTCGGTGCACTGGTGCTGGCACTGGGGATGCTGGTGGATAATGCCATCGTCATCTGCGACAGCACCCAGATGGGCATGGAGCAGGGGAAACCCGTTGAAAAAGCGGCGGAGGACGCGGTGCAGGGCACCAAATGGCCGCTGTTGGGCGCGACCTTTGTCGCCATTCTCGCCTTCACCGCCATCGGCTTTTCGCCGGGGAATGTCGGCGAGTTCTGCCGCAGCCTGTTTGACGTCATGACCTTGTCGCTGCTGCTGAGCTGGGTGCTGGCCATTACCGTGACCCCGCTGTTCTGCGTGTGGTTTCTCAAACCGGCCAAAAATCAGGAGCAGGGCCTGCATGACCGGCCGATGTATAAAATATTCCGCCGCTCGCTGAACCTGTGCATGGCGCACCGCTGGATGGTGGTGTTAGGTACCTTTGCCTTGCTGGTGGCGGCCATGTGGTCGTTTCAGTTTCTGGACAAGGCGTTCTTCCCCAATTCGTCGCAACGCTATTTCTACGTCAACTTCTGGAATCCTCAGGGCACCCACATCGACGAGACCTCCGAGGATCTGCGCACTATGGAGCGTTACCTTGCCACCCTCGACGGGGTCAAAAACACCACCTCATTTGTTGGCGAAGGGGCGTTGCGTTTCATCCTTTCCTACGACTATGAAGATGCCAACACCAGTTACGGTCAGATTGTCGTTGAGGTCAATGATTACCGGGAGATCCCGGCCCTGATGACCGAAGTGGAAGCCTACATGCAAAAGACGTTTCCTCAGGCAGAGCCCTTCACCAGCCGTATTGTCGACGGCCCCGGTGTGCCGTTCAAGGTGGAGGTCCGTTTTCGCGGCCCGGACACCGCCGTGCTCAAGGATCTCGCCGAACAGGCACAGCAGATTCTCCGCGACAGTCATCAGGCCCGTGACATCCGCACCGACTGGCGTCAGCAGGTGGCGGTGATCCGCCCCCACTATTCCGAAGCCCAGGGTCGTTTCGCCGGCATCAGCCGCAACAATCTGATGGAAGCGTTACAGGGCAACTTTAACGGCCAGGTGGTGGGCATCTACCGTGAAGCCGACGAACTGTTGCCGATCATCTTCCGCGCCCCGGCCCAGGACCGGGCCAGCGTCAACGACATGGAAAACATCCAGGTGTGGAGTGACCTGCATCAACGCTCCATTCCGTTACGTCAGGTGGTCACGACCATCGAGCCGCAATGGGAGGATCCGCTCATTCAGCGCCGTGACCGCGAACGCACCATTACCGTGCAGAGCAACGTCATCAGCGTTACGCCGGATGCCCTGCGTCTGAGTATCCTGCCGAAAATCAACGCCATCACACTGCCGCCCGGTTACACCATGGAGTGGGGCGGTGAATATGAAGACTCCGAAGAAGCCCAGGCGGGTCTGCGCCAGATTTTTCCGCTGTGTTTTCTCGGCATGTTCCTGATCGTCGTCTGGCTGTTTGATTCGTTCCGCCGACCGCTGATCATCCTGTTGACCGTACCGCTGTCGCTGATCGGCGTGGTTCTCGGGCTGATCGTCACCGGGCTGCCGTTCGGTTTCATGTCGATCCTCGGCTTTCTCGGCCTGTCGGGCATGCTGATCAAAAACGCCATTGTGCTCATCGATCAGATTGAGCTGGAATTGAAAGCGGGCATGCCCGCCTATGAAGCGGTGGTCGATTCGACGGTCAATCGTCTGCGGCCGGTGCTGATGGCCTCCGGCACCACCATACTCGGCATGGCACCGCTGATCACCAACCCGTTCTATGCATCGATGGCCGCCACCATTATGGGTGGTCTGCTGGTCGCCACCTTTTTGACGCTGGTCATCGTCCCGGTGGTCTACACCCTGGTTTATAAAATTACTCCCGAGGTTTCCCATGAGCAGGCATAA
- a CDS encoding efflux RND transporter periplasmic adaptor subunit, which translates to MKFLTIKHPMKQLILLGLIIATASQCLAAPTENTTGYSNAKDSAQQILIRQVEPLQNTTERRYPGIIKASQQTQLAFRIGGPLVAIDVEPGEKISKGQRLMQVDPRDFKDRIAVLNAQLAAARSDLEHTRQDYDRAVTLFKQQVNAKADYDRAKSAYDRAVAMEQSLKAELQIARHQLEDTTLKAPYDGMVIEQKVENYEMIEPGQVVVAIQDIATLEVEIHLPENEIVKYPLAKNLPAEVRFTSAPDQRFTIYLKEWTARADEVTRTYTLTFYFTPPKGCQILPGMTADVYWKVPPSGCKTQLIIPTDAVFSTSGHDTYVWVYDDATSQVLKRAVELGSLTGENQVELLSGLDEAEWIVIACSAELTDGMHIEALAQQLERM; encoded by the coding sequence ATGAAATTTTTGACCATAAAGCATCCGATGAAACAACTGATTCTCCTCGGCCTTATTATCGCAACCGCCAGCCAGTGCCTGGCCGCACCAACAGAGAACACCACCGGTTACTCAAACGCGAAGGACTCGGCGCAGCAGATCCTGATCCGTCAGGTGGAGCCGTTGCAGAACACGACTGAACGGCGTTATCCCGGCATTATCAAGGCCAGCCAACAGACCCAACTGGCGTTCCGTATCGGCGGTCCTCTGGTGGCTATTGATGTGGAACCGGGCGAGAAGATCAGCAAGGGGCAACGGCTGATGCAGGTGGACCCGCGCGACTTCAAGGATCGCATTGCCGTGCTTAATGCCCAGCTGGCAGCGGCCCGCTCCGATCTGGAGCACACCCGCCAGGATTACGACCGCGCTGTGACCCTGTTTAAGCAGCAGGTCAATGCCAAGGCCGACTACGACCGCGCCAAAAGTGCCTATGATCGCGCCGTGGCCATGGAGCAGAGCCTTAAAGCCGAGCTGCAGATTGCCCGTCACCAGTTGGAGGACACGACTCTCAAAGCGCCTTATGACGGCATGGTGATCGAACAGAAGGTTGAAAACTACGAAATGATCGAGCCCGGTCAGGTGGTGGTCGCGATTCAGGATATTGCCACCCTTGAAGTGGAGATCCATCTGCCGGAAAACGAAATCGTCAAGTATCCGCTGGCCAAAAATCTTCCGGCTGAAGTGCGTTTTACCTCGGCACCGGATCAGCGTTTCACCATCTACCTCAAAGAGTGGACCGCTCGCGCCGATGAAGTCACCCGCACCTATACGTTGACATTTTATTTTACACCGCCGAAAGGGTGCCAGATCCTGCCGGGTATGACCGCGGATGTCTATTGGAAAGTGCCCCCATCAGGGTGCAAAACGCAACTGATCATCCCGACGGATGCGGTGTTTTCTACCTCCGGACACGACACGTATGTGTGGGTATATGACGATGCCACCAGCCAGGTGCTGAAACGCGCTGTGGAGCTCGGTTCCCTGACTGGTGAGAATCAAGTAGAACTTTTGTCCGGGCTTGACGAAGCCGAATGGATTGTCATCGCGTGCAGTGCCGAGTTGACCGACGGCATGCATATCGAAGCGCTTGCGCAACAATTAGAGAGGATGTAG
- a CDS encoding helix-turn-helix domain-containing protein: MATYSSSEKTKNSLIEAAGQLIAELGLACVSVRAIASRANENIGTIHYHFGNKEGLFAEVINTVIERWEAAPLEKELVQLDLHDRHDQAMAIRCIVERMSRLIFSPQAPGWHRQVIYQVMQHPGTLQDMFRSRVINPENQLAVNLFQQIDPNLSYEQAYAHTLTIQSPLIVHADYQGAVLRELKQSAYSRDYIAYLENTLISQKQKFFDLPLV, translated from the coding sequence ATGGCCACGTACAGCAGTAGTGAAAAAACCAAAAACAGCCTGATTGAGGCCGCCGGCCAATTGATTGCCGAGCTCGGCCTGGCCTGCGTTTCCGTGCGGGCCATTGCGTCTCGGGCCAATGAGAATATCGGCACCATCCACTATCATTTCGGCAACAAAGAGGGGCTGTTCGCCGAAGTGATTAATACGGTGATTGAACGTTGGGAGGCGGCCCCTCTGGAAAAAGAACTGGTGCAGCTCGATCTGCATGACCGACATGATCAGGCCATGGCCATCCGCTGTATCGTCGAACGGATGAGTCGGCTGATTTTTTCACCGCAGGCTCCCGGCTGGCACCGCCAGGTAATCTATCAGGTCATGCAGCACCCCGGAACACTCCAGGACATGTTTCGCAGCCGCGTGATCAACCCGGAAAACCAATTGGCCGTGAACCTTTTTCAACAGATTGACCCGAACCTGTCATACGAGCAGGCCTATGCGCATACTCTGACAATCCAGTCACCATTGATCGTTCATGCCGACTATCAGGGTGCTGTACTCCGTGAACTGAAACAGTCCGCGTACAGCCGTGACTACATTGCCTATCTTGAAAACACCCTGATCAGCCAGAAGCAGAAGTTCTTCGATCTTCCTCTTGTGTAA
- a CDS encoding methyl-accepting chemotaxis protein, which yields MLKRFPLRVQLFTLVFAAIVIFSVVGSLHNPLFLAVAVVLYAIPASLYILGLVQDVERVMNQVDETEKGHYDLRNSVSRQDVLGKLANAANVLNSNFETVLLPTLNKLGAGDITFNPKPRDPRDGTRLALKSVSDRLNETVSNALTGSADINSSAARLGDTSTALTKTAAEQANSLEKISSTMDDLATQIAQNADNSEKANTFAAKASDSAATGQAKMSAMIDAIQEISTASKSISQIIKVIDEIAFQTNLLALNAAVEAARAGQHGKGFAVVAEEVRNLAARSAKAAGETAALITGSEQKTAAGVAIAHETADSLKQIATETKEVVTLISEIASASKEQADSISQINEGIGHLDTVSQQNSATADECAAIASEVLTNAGAIHETMRNFQLREDFANHVPKAAIVAPPAVTPPQTTKAATRAKQGWGETTSNEQIAIALDDGEFGRY from the coding sequence ATGCTTAAAAGGTTCCCCCTGCGCGTACAGCTGTTCACATTGGTTTTTGCGGCCATTGTTATTTTTTCCGTGGTCGGCTCGCTCCACAACCCCTTATTTCTTGCCGTCGCCGTTGTTCTCTACGCCATTCCGGCAAGCCTGTATATTCTCGGTCTGGTCCAAGATGTGGAACGGGTGATGAATCAGGTGGACGAGACGGAAAAAGGGCATTACGACCTGCGTAATAGCGTCTCGCGCCAGGATGTTTTGGGAAAATTGGCAAACGCGGCCAATGTGCTTAATTCGAATTTTGAAACGGTGCTGCTCCCGACCCTGAACAAGCTGGGGGCAGGAGATATCACCTTCAATCCCAAGCCGCGCGACCCACGGGACGGAACGCGTCTGGCCCTGAAATCGGTCAGTGATCGTTTGAATGAAACCGTCAGCAATGCCCTGACTGGCAGCGCGGACATCAACAGCAGTGCCGCTCGGCTCGGTGACACCAGCACTGCCCTGACAAAGACGGCTGCCGAGCAGGCCAATTCACTCGAAAAAATCTCCTCGACCATGGATGACCTGGCAACGCAGATTGCCCAGAATGCCGACAATTCGGAGAAGGCCAACACCTTTGCCGCAAAAGCCAGTGACAGTGCCGCAACGGGGCAGGCAAAGATGAGCGCCATGATTGACGCCATCCAGGAGATCAGCACGGCGAGCAAAAGCATTTCCCAGATTATCAAGGTGATTGACGAAATTGCCTTCCAAACCAACCTTCTGGCCCTGAATGCTGCGGTCGAAGCCGCTCGTGCCGGTCAGCACGGCAAGGGATTCGCCGTGGTCGCCGAAGAGGTACGCAACCTGGCGGCACGTAGCGCCAAAGCGGCGGGGGAGACCGCTGCGCTGATTACCGGTTCCGAGCAAAAGACCGCAGCAGGTGTGGCTATCGCGCATGAAACCGCGGATTCTTTGAAGCAGATTGCCACGGAGACCAAAGAGGTCGTTACCTTGATCTCTGAAATCGCCTCAGCCTCCAAGGAACAAGCGGATAGTATTAGTCAGATTAATGAAGGGATTGGTCATTTGGACACCGTCAGCCAGCAGAACTCGGCAACGGCTGATGAGTGCGCCGCCATCGCTTCGGAAGTGCTCACCAATGCTGGAGCGATTCATGAAACCATGCGGAACTTCCAGTTGCGAGAGGATTTTGCCAATCACGTGCCCAAAGCTGCCATCGTCGCTCCACCAGCCGTTACTCCGCCTCAGACGACAAAAGCGGCAACCCGCGCGAAACAGGGCTGGGGAGAAACCACGTCCAATGAGCAGATTGCCATCGCCTTGGACGACGGCGAGTTTGGTCGCTACTGA
- a CDS encoding EAL domain-containing protein produces MGLIKRNLWLLFYVLCLSGLVFLIIVSYLCWEETISTYTKNQRQQTELVKDSLHSVLVTQEMMLDLMGATLLREGFTHKGTTSGVTIPSIFDQMLTANPSIQALGLLTPEGDYLAISGNVDVTTLPNLLEQKVSRDSFLHTLESRAMVLGRTYFFKPVGEWVIPIRKTLRDAQGKPLAVMAAALSMQHSADFFNNKLHRSRFNAIKIFRRFDYYIQYISSSRHEDMDRLYNTQIPKALVQGVLKSIHEQVKAPLDTLRTSGELYTVSLTSLSGRKILLSAGYDTRYEVWTTSQIDYRVVLSSFLHRILLYALLLSVYLFVLFWLFRLISQAEKQRENDLLHQATHDCLTRLPNREYLQRNIHSWIYDKAPPFALLFIDMDHFKTVNDSFGHEFGDLVLQEMAARLCRFRREGELVVRQGGDEFILLTKEHDAGELLELANRLIDTLSQAYCIEDVSFNLGTSIGISRYPTHAATFNEMLSHADIALYEAKKQRNHACMFLSGMQESYLHSVSVEQQLRSAIETLEEFFLVYQPQINGNGTFHGVEALVRWDNDRIGLVPPDIFIPIAETSGLMPKLGQFIVETALKEMNEFLQETELEISLSLNISLRQFMQKNFLEDLYDKLSRYQVPKITITLEITENLFIEDLDYLMPLLEDLSSRGVLISLDDFGTGYSSLSLLRRLPIDELKIDKTFVDDVLTDTAAEKMVQNIISIARNFDMVVVAEGVESQEQFLKLKEEKCDLFQGYYFSKPLRLQDLKQYGKAFIAT; encoded by the coding sequence ATGGGGCTTATCAAGCGAAATCTTTGGCTGTTGTTCTACGTCCTGTGTCTGAGCGGCTTGGTTTTTCTGATCATCGTTTCCTATCTGTGCTGGGAAGAAACGATTTCAACCTATACCAAAAACCAAAGGCAACAAACAGAACTCGTCAAGGATTCCCTGCATTCCGTCCTCGTGACCCAGGAAATGATGCTTGACCTGATGGGCGCAACCCTACTACGAGAAGGGTTCACTCACAAGGGAACGACCAGCGGAGTGACGATACCATCGATTTTTGATCAGATGCTGACGGCCAACCCTTCGATTCAAGCTCTCGGTCTGCTTACTCCTGAAGGGGATTATCTGGCGATCAGCGGCAATGTCGATGTGACGACTCTGCCGAACCTGCTTGAACAAAAGGTCAGCCGGGACTCTTTTCTCCACACCTTGGAAAGTCGTGCCATGGTGTTGGGCAGGACCTATTTTTTTAAACCTGTCGGCGAATGGGTCATCCCCATCCGCAAAACCTTGCGCGATGCCCAGGGCAAACCGCTGGCCGTTATGGCTGCGGCCTTGAGTATGCAGCACTCCGCGGACTTTTTTAACAATAAGCTTCATCGCAGCAGGTTCAATGCGATCAAAATCTTTCGTCGGTTTGATTATTACATCCAATACATTTCATCATCCCGACACGAAGATATGGACAGGCTGTACAATACACAGATTCCCAAAGCCTTGGTTCAAGGCGTCCTCAAGAGTATTCACGAACAAGTCAAGGCCCCATTGGATACGTTGCGCACCAGTGGCGAACTTTATACCGTTTCGCTGACCAGTCTCTCGGGGAGAAAGATTTTGCTGAGCGCTGGTTACGACACCCGCTACGAAGTCTGGACCACCTCGCAGATTGACTATAGGGTGGTGCTCTCCTCTTTTCTGCACAGAATTTTACTCTATGCACTGCTCTTGAGTGTCTACCTGTTTGTACTGTTCTGGTTGTTCCGCCTGATTTCACAGGCCGAAAAGCAGCGTGAAAACGATCTGCTCCATCAGGCGACACATGACTGTCTGACGCGACTGCCCAACCGGGAATATCTGCAGAGAAATATTCACTCGTGGATTTATGACAAAGCCCCGCCTTTTGCTCTGCTGTTCATCGACATGGACCATTTCAAAACGGTCAACGACAGTTTCGGTCATGAGTTCGGAGATCTCGTGTTGCAGGAGATGGCGGCGCGCCTGTGTCGGTTCCGCCGTGAAGGGGAGCTTGTTGTCCGTCAGGGCGGTGATGAATTTATCCTGTTGACAAAGGAGCACGATGCCGGCGAACTGCTTGAGTTGGCCAACCGTCTGATCGACACGCTTTCCCAAGCCTATTGTATTGAAGATGTGTCCTTCAACCTCGGCACCAGTATCGGCATCTCCCGCTATCCAACACATGCCGCCACGTTCAATGAAATGCTCAGTCATGCCGATATTGCTCTTTATGAAGCCAAAAAACAGCGCAACCATGCGTGCATGTTCCTGTCGGGGATGCAGGAGAGCTATCTGCATAGCGTATCTGTTGAACAGCAGTTGCGCAGTGCAATCGAAACGCTGGAAGAATTTTTCCTCGTCTATCAGCCGCAAATTAACGGCAACGGCACGTTCCATGGTGTGGAGGCTCTGGTCCGCTGGGACAATGACCGTATCGGTCTGGTGCCTCCCGATATTTTTATACCAATCGCCGAAACCAGTGGCCTGATGCCGAAACTGGGGCAGTTTATCGTTGAAACCGCCTTAAAAGAGATGAATGAATTTCTCCAAGAAACCGAGTTAGAGATTTCCCTGTCGTTGAATATCTCGTTGCGCCAGTTCATGCAGAAAAATTTTCTTGAGGATTTGTACGATAAATTATCCCGTTATCAGGTCCCCAAAATAACCATTACGTTGGAAATTACCGAGAATCTGTTTATTGAAGATCTTGACTACCTCATGCCCCTGCTGGAAGATCTTTCCTCCAGGGGAGTACTGATCTCTTTGGATGATTTCGGCACCGGCTACTCATCTTTGAGTTTGCTCCGCAGGCTTCCCATTGACGAATTGAAGATCGATAAAACCTTTGTTGATGACGTTCTGACAGACACAGCGGCTGAAAAAATGGTCCAGAATATCATCTCCATTGCCAGAAACTTTGACATGGTCGTTGTTGCTGAAGGAGTTGAAAGCCAAGAACAATTTTTGAAACTCAAAGAAGAGAAGTGTGATCTTTTTCAGGGCTATTATTTCTCCAAACCGCTTCGACTGCAGGATTTAAAACAATACGGCAAGGCCTTTATTGCCACGTAA
- a CDS encoding DMT family transporter — translation MTTAIIKRFAVENARSKGILAALSGTLLISFDSVFVRLSGTDGVNTVFLFGLFTVISMSVMLQATDPRGIVGTLREDGWPVVLSGLLMFGSASCFILSIKYTAVANTVIIMASRPVLTAIFSWLFLKEASDKSLWLAMVMVVGGIAVVISGSLESVSLRGDSLAVLCVVFLAFNGTLQRQYKKMSRTAVVGIAGVCLAGALLPFADIAGFTPATWLIMAAMGLVSAPFGRVLTGVATRYILAAEAAMISMSMSVFSTLWAFLLFSEVPPMATLAGASLILGSIITYILLKLRQ, via the coding sequence ATGACAACCGCTATTATCAAAAGATTCGCCGTGGAAAATGCGCGCAGCAAAGGGATTCTGGCCGCGTTGTCGGGCACGCTGTTGATCAGTTTCGATTCGGTGTTCGTCCGGTTGTCCGGAACGGATGGCGTCAACACCGTCTTTTTATTTGGTCTTTTCACCGTTATATCCATGTCCGTTATGCTGCAGGCCACCGATCCACGCGGCATTGTCGGCACGCTGCGGGAAGACGGTTGGCCCGTCGTGTTATCCGGTCTGCTGATGTTCGGCAGTGCCTCCTGTTTTATCCTCAGCATCAAATACACGGCGGTGGCTAATACGGTCATCATCATGGCCAGTCGCCCGGTTTTAACGGCGATCTTCAGTTGGTTGTTTCTCAAGGAAGCCTCGGACAAATCGTTGTGGCTGGCGATGGTGATGGTGGTCGGCGGTATCGCGGTGGTTATCTCGGGTTCTCTCGAATCGGTCAGCCTTCGCGGAGATTCGCTGGCTGTGTTGTGTGTCGTTTTTCTCGCTTTTAACGGAACCCTGCAACGCCAATATAAGAAAATGAGCCGAACCGCCGTGGTCGGAATTGCCGGGGTTTGTCTGGCCGGGGCCTTGCTGCCCTTTGCCGATATCGCCGGTTTTACTCCGGCGACCTGGCTGATCATGGCCGCCATGGGGTTGGTTTCCGCTCCCTTCGGTCGGGTGCTGACCGGGGTCGCCACCCGTTACATCCTTGCCGCGGAAGCCGCTATGATCAGCATGAGCATGTCGGTGTTTTCCACGCTGTGGGCCTTCCTGCTGTTCAGCGAAGTCCCTCCCATGGCCACCCTGGCCGGCGCTAGCCTTATTCTCGGGTCGATTATCACCTACATCCTGTTGAAGTTACGGCAATGA
- a CDS encoding TetR/AcrR family transcriptional regulator, whose translation MKKIEQNKIHKRDKILKAAQERFQENGFIGASMDKIAEQAGVTKQTVYRYFTTKEELFKATLEAQRQSSSESFLNALQLEDTHAALTAFAVGFLQRHLSKEHLATIRLLVAEGPSVPEITRAFYAFGSEKTLESLTRFIHARFHRDDAADEIQAFVSMLIAQRMPVLTGLLEPLCEAEINDHAAKTVRMFIKLLDG comes from the coding sequence ATGAAGAAAATTGAACAGAATAAGATTCACAAGCGGGACAAAATTTTAAAGGCAGCTCAGGAGCGGTTTCAGGAAAACGGCTTTATTGGTGCCAGCATGGATAAAATCGCTGAACAGGCTGGAGTGACCAAGCAGACGGTCTATCGCTATTTCACCACCAAGGAGGAGTTGTTTAAAGCCACCCTGGAAGCGCAACGGCAGAGCTCCAGCGAGAGTTTTCTCAATGCGTTGCAGCTGGAAGACACGCACGCAGCGTTAACGGCTTTTGCCGTGGGATTTCTCCAACGCCACCTGTCCAAAGAACATCTGGCGACGATTCGCCTGCTGGTCGCGGAAGGACCCAGCGTGCCGGAAATCACCCGGGCTTTTTATGCTTTTGGCTCGGAGAAAACCCTGGAAAGCCTGACCCGGTTTATCCATGCCCGGTTTCATCGCGATGATGCCGCCGATGAAATTCAGGCGTTTGTCAGTATGCTGATTGCCCAGCGCATGCCGGTGCTGACCGGGCTGCTTGAGCCTCTTTGCGAGGCGGAGATCAACGACCATGCCGCTAAGACCGTGCGCATGTTTATAAAACTGCTCGACGGATAA
- a CDS encoding O-methyltransferase, whose translation MNDELQRLLAELEQFGQQNDEKTVDRAQRMLNITRDTGEFLSVLIRAMNARQVLEIGTSNGYSTLWLAEALYATEGVVTTVEYAEHKYRLAQQTFARTPLAARIQTIHGDAGELLAATDDAVYDLVFLDSERTEYPGWWPDLKRVLRPGGLLVVDNALSHVEQMAPFKALVDGDGEFTTCLVAVGKGEYLATRSPSASADRQKTT comes from the coding sequence ATGAACGACGAATTGCAGCGACTCCTTGCCGAACTGGAACAGTTTGGTCAGCAAAACGACGAAAAAACCGTGGATCGTGCGCAGCGCATGTTGAACATCACCCGTGATACCGGAGAATTTTTGTCGGTCTTGATTCGGGCCATGAACGCCCGACAGGTGCTGGAAATCGGCACCTCCAACGGTTATTCCACCCTGTGGCTGGCCGAGGCGCTGTATGCCACCGAAGGTGTGGTCACCACCGTGGAGTATGCCGAGCACAAATACCGCCTTGCCCAACAGACGTTTGCGCGCACCCCGCTGGCCGCACGCATACAAACCATTCATGGCGATGCCGGTGAGCTGCTCGCGGCGACGGACGATGCCGTCTACGATCTGGTTTTCCTTGATTCGGAACGCACCGAGTATCCCGGCTGGTGGCCGGATCTGAAACGCGTCCTGCGGCCCGGCGGCCTGCTGGTGGTGGATAATGCCCTCTCCCATGTTGAACAGATGGCGCCGTTCAAGGCCCTGGTTGATGGCGACGGCGAATTCACCACCTGTCTGGTGGCCGTGGGTAAAGGGGAATATCTGGCGACGAGAAGCCCGTCGGCCTCAGCGGATCGTCAAAAGACAACGTGA